CGCGCACCGACCCCCGGCTGACATTCATGGCCTGGGTGACTTTCTGTTCCTGGATGCGCTCACGCTCTTTCAGCTCGCCGCGGATGATGCGCTCGGCCAGGTGCTGGGCGATCTGCTCGGACAGGCTGTCCGGTGCCTTGAACGTCATGGTTGTCCTTTGAACTGGGGATGTTGGGACGCCTTGCCGGACCGTTTCCCCGGGAAAAGCGCCGGCGCTGACAGTACTACGGGTACGGGCAGGGGGTGCAAGCACGGCAAGGGAAATTTCCGACTCTGCCGCAGGATAGGGCAGGCGCCGCAGTCTACCACAAGGTCCCGGATGCCCACCGGGGCCCTTCAGGGCGTAAAGCCGGACGCGTCCGTCTTTCCTACACTGGATGCAGGAGCCACGAATTGCGCCAGATCCGCGAGACAGAGCGGGTACGGCGGGCCAATAACCGAATGGAAGGATGTTTTCCTGACTTTAGAGTCAAAAATTTATTGACCCACAAGTCAGAGCCTTCTAAATTTGCGCCCATACGAGCCCTCGTAAAAACAATAAAGTGCCTGGAGGTCGTCCTTGATCCAGTTTTTACTCAATCGTGAGCTGCGCACCGAGCAAGCCCTCGATCCCAATGTCACGGTGCTCAACTACTTGCGTGAGCATGTCGGCAAGACCGGTACCAAAGAAGGCTGCGCCTCTGGCGACTGTGGTGCCTGCACCGTGGTGGTCGGCGAGCTGGAGGGTGATCGCGTCCGCTACCGCACCCTCAACTCCTGCCTGACCTTCGTGTCCTCGCTGCACGGCAAGCAACTCATCACCGTCGAAGACCTCAAGCACAAGGGCCAGTTGCACAGCGTGCAACAGGCCATGGTGGACTGCCACGGTTCCCAGTGCGGCTTCTGCACCCCCGGCTTCGTCATGTCGCTGTTCGCCCTGCAGAAGAACAGCAACGGCTACGACAAGGGCCAGACCCTGGAAGCCCTGGCCGGCAACCTGTGCCGCTGCACCGGCTACCGCCCGATCATCGATGCCGCCGAGCAGGCCTGCTGCCAGAAGCAGCCCGACCAGTTCGACGCCGCCGAAGCCGAGACGGTCGCCAGGCTGAAAGCCATCGCTCCCCGTGACACCGCCGAGCTCAACAGCGGCGACAAGCGCTGCCTGGTGCCGACGACCATCGCCGACCTGGCCGACTTCTATGTCTCCAACCCGCAGGCCCGCCTGCTGGCCGGCGGCACCGACCTGGCCCTGGAAGTCACCCAGTTCCACCGCGAGCTGCCGGTGATGATCTACGTCGGTCACATCGAATCGATGAAGCGCATCGAGGAGAATGGCGACTTCATCGAGATCGGCGCCGCCACCCCGCTGTCCGACTGCTACGAGACCCTGTCCCGCGAGTACCCGGACTTCGGCGAACTGCTGCACCGCTTCGCGTCCCTGCAGATCCGCAACCAGGGCACCCTGGGCGGCAACATCGGCAACGCCTCCCCCATCGGCGACGCCCCGCCGCTGCTGATCGCCCTCGGCGCCGAGATCGTCCTGCGCAAGGGCAACCAGACCCGCATCCTGCCGCTGGATGAATACTTCCTCGACTACAAGGTCACCGCCCGCCAGGAGTCCGAGTTCATCGAAAAGGTGCGCGTCCCCCGCGCCCGCAAGAACCAGACCTTCCGCGCCTACAAGGTGTCCAAGCGCCTGGACGACGACATCTCCGCCGTCTGCGCCGCCTTCAACCTGGTGATCGAGGATGGCGTGGTACGCCGCGCCCGTGTCGCCTTCGGCGGCATGGCCGGCATTCCCAAGCGCGCCAGCGCCTGCGAGGAAGCCCTGGTCGGCTCGGCCTGGTACCCGGGCACCGTGGAGCGCGCCTGCGAGGCGCTCGCCAAGGACTTCACCCCGCTCACGGACTTCCGTGCCAGCAAGGAATATCGCCTGCTGACCGCACAGAACCTGCTGCGCAAGTTCTTCCTCGAACTGCAATCCCCTGAAGTCGAAACCCGGGTGACCGCTTATGTCTAACAAGCACCACATCAAGACCCAGGAAGAGCTGGCGGAGCTGTTCCGCGCCGACATCACCACCGGCGTCGGCAAGAACGTCAAGCACGAGAGCGCGCCCAAGCACGTGACCGGCGAAGCGGTGTACGTGGACGACCGCCTGGAGTTTCCCAACCAGCTCCATGTCTATGCCCGCATGAGCGACCGCGCCCATGCGCGCATCACCCGCATCGACACCCGTCCCTGCTACGAGATCCCCGGGGTGGCCATCGCCATCACCGCCGAGGACGTGCCGGGTCAGCTGGACATCGGCCCGGTAGTGGCCGGTGACCCGCTGCTGGCGGACGGCAAGGTGGAGTATGTCGGCCAGGTGGTCCTGGCGGTCGGCGCCGACAGCCTGGAAACCGCGCGCAAGGCGGCCATGGCGGCCATCGTCGAGTACGAGGACCTGGAACCCGTGCTCGACGTGGTCGAGGCCTACAAGAAGAAGCACTACGTGCTCGATCCGCACCAGCACAAGCGAGGCGACTCCGCCACCGCGCTGGCCGCCTCGAAGCACCGCCTGCAGGGCAACCTGCATATCGGCGGTCAGGAGCACTTCTACCTGGAGACCCAGATTTCCTCGGTGATGCCTACCGAGGATGGCGGCATGATCGTCTACACCTCCAGCCAGAACCCCACCGAAGTGCAGAAGCTGGTGGCCGAAGTGCTGGGCGTGCCGATGAACAAGATCGTCATCGACATGCGCCGCATGGGCGGTGGCTTCGGTGGCAAGGAAACCCAGGCCGCCGGACCGGCGTGCCTCTGCGCCGTGATCGCCCACCTCACCGGGCGGCCGACCAAGATGCGCCTGCCGCGCATGGAAGACATGAGCATCACCGGCAAGCGCCACCCCTTCTACGTCGAGTACGACATCGGCTTCGACGACGACGGCCTGCTCACCGGCATCGAACTGCAACTGGCGGGCAACTGCGGTTACTCGCCGGACCTGTCCGGCTCCATCGTCGACCGCGCCATGTTCCACTCGGACAACGCCTACTTCCTCGAACACGCCACCATCAATGGCCTGCGCTGCAAGACCAACACCGCGTCGAACACCGCCTACCGCGGATTCGGCGGCCCGCAGGGCATGGTCGCCATCGAGGAGATCATGGACGTCATCGCCCACCACCTGGGCAAGGACCCGCTGGCGGTGCGCAAGCTCAACTACTACGGCAAGGACGAGCGCAACGTCACCCACTACTACCAGACCGTCGAGCACAACATGCTCGAGGAGATGACCGCCGAGCTGGAAGCCAGCGCCGAGTATGCCCAGCGCCGCGAGGCCATCCGCGCCTTCAACGCCCAGAGCCCGGTACTGAAGAAAGGCCTGGCGATGACGCCGGTGAAGTTCGGCATCAGCTTCACCGCCACCTTCCTCAACCAGGCCGGCGCGCTGATCCACGTCTACACCGACGGCAGCATCCACCTGAACCACGGCGGCACCGAGATGGGCCAGGGCCTCAACACCAAGGTCGCCCAGGTCGTGGCCGAAGTGTTCCAGGTGGACATCTCGCGCATCCAGATCACCGCCACCAACACCGACAAGGTGCCCAACACCTCGCCGACCGCCGCCTCCAGCGGCACCGACCTGAACGGCAAGGCCGCGCAGAACGCCGCCGAGACCATCAAGGGCCGCCTGGTGGACTTCCTCGTCAGCCACTTCAAGGTCACCCCCGAGGACGTGCAGTTCAAGAACGACCAGGTACGCGTGCGTGATCGCTTCCTGTCCTTCGAGGAAGTGATCCAGCTGGCCTACTTCAACCAGATCTCGCTCTCCAGCACCGGCTTCTACCGCACGCCGAAGATTTTCTACGACCGCGACAAGGCGGCGGGTCGCCCCTTCTACTACTTCGCCTACGGCATGGCCTGCTGCGAAGTGCTGGTGGACACCCTCACCGGTGAGTACAGGATGCTGCGCACCGATATCCTCCACGACGTCGGCGCCTCGCTGAACCCGGCTATCGACATCGGCCAGGTCGAGGGTGCCTTCGTCCAGGGCATGGGCTGGCTGACCACCGAGGAACTGGTGTGGAACGCCAAGGGCAAGCTGATGACCAACGGCCCGGCGAGCTACAAGATCCCGGCCATCGCCGACATGCCCATCGACCTGCGGGTGAAGCTGGTGGAGAACCGCAAGAACCCCGAGCAGACGGTGTTCCACTCCAAGGCCGTGGGCGAGCCGCCCTTCATGCTCGGCATCGCCGCCTGGTGCGCCATCAAGGACGCCGTGGCCAGCCTCGCCGACTACAAGGCCCACCCGCAGATCGACGCACCGGCTACCCCCGAGCGCGTGCTCTGGGGCGTGGAGCAGATGCGCAAGCTGCAACGGCCGGCCCGTTCCTCCGCCCAGGCGGAGGTCGAACCGGCATGACCACGGGGGCCGGCCGCACCGGCCCCTGAACCACCCCAACGGTGCAGAACAATGACAACATCCACCGAACGAACGAAGACGATGCAGCCGGGGAGCGAACCCGTGTTGCTGGAAACGCTGCCGGCACCGGTTCGTCCCAGGGACGACTGGCGCCTGTCACGCACGACGCGGCCACTGCGTAGCTGGAGATTGAGCAAATGAGTTGGATCAGTGCCCTTGCCGACCTGCAGCAACGCGGAGAACCCTGCGTGCTGGTGACCATCATCGAGGAGCGCGGCTCCACGCCGCGCAATGCCGGTTCCAAGATGGTGGTGACCGCCGAGCGCCTCTTCGAGACCATCGGTGGGGGCCACCTCGAGTTCAAGGCGATGGAGATCGCCCGCCAGATGCTCGTGGAACGCACCCTGGAAACCCGCCTTGAGCGTTTCAGCCTGGGCGCCAGCCTGGGCCAGTGCTGCGGCGGGGCCACCGTGCTCTTGTTCGAGCCCATGGGCCAGCCCCAGGCGCATATCGCCGTGTTCGGTGCCGGCCACGTCGGGCGCGCCCTTGTGCCCCTGCTGGCGAGCCTGCCGTGCAAGGTGCGCTGGATCGACTCCCGCGAAAGCGAGTTCCCGGCGACTGTCCCGGCCGGCGTGGACAAGGTGGTCAACGAGGACGTGATCGACGAGATCGCCGCCATGCCCAAGGGCAGCTATTTCATCGTCATGACCCACGATCACCAGTTGGATCTCGAGCTCACCGCCGAGATCCTCAAGCGCAACGACTTCGCCTACTTCGGCCTGATCGGCTCGAAGACCAAGCGCGTCAAGTTCGAGCACCGCCTGCGCACCCGAGGCTTCGCCGCCGAGACGGTGCAGCGCATGCGCTGCCCCATGGGCATCGGCGAGGTCAAGGGCAAGCTGCCGGCCGAGATCGCCATCTCCATCGCCGGGGAGGTGGTGGCCACCTATAACGCCAACTTCGGGCAGGAAGTGAAGAAAGGGGACACGGTCGCGCGCCTGACCCCCTCCTCCCGCCGCGAACAGGCCTGAGTTCCAGCCTTCTCCCGTACGGAGAGAAGGCGACGCGTTGTGCCGGGTGGGGAGCGCCGCGTGACAGGGAGCTCCCCACTCCGGCCTCACCCCTGCGGAACGACGCGACAATCGCAACAATTTTCAACGAGACTGACATGACCCGCCACGTAACCGCCTACCGCTCCGCCATCCTGCACAGCATCGCCGACCCCGCCGAAGTGGGCATCGAACAGTCCTACCAGTACCTCGAAGATGGCCTGCTGGTGGTGGAGGATGGCCGGGTCAAGGCCCTGGGCGACGCCAATGCGCTGCTGCCCAGCCTGGCCGCCGACGTCGAGGTCCTCGAGTACCGCGACGCCCTGATCACCCCCGGCTTCATCGACACCCATATCCACTTCCCCCAGACCGGTATGATCGCTTCCTACGGCGAGCAGTTGCTGGACTGGCTGAACACCTACACCTTCCCCACCGAGAAGCAGTTCGCCGACAAGGCCCACGCCGCCGACGTCGCCGGCATCTTCATCAAGGAGCTGCTGCGCAACGGCACCACCACCGCGCTGGTGTTCGGTACCGTGCACAAGGAGTCGGTGGACGCCTTCTTCGAAGCCGCCCACGCCCTGGACCTGCGGATGATCGCCGGCAAGGTGCTGATGGACCGCAACGCCCCGGACTACCTCACCGATACCGCCGAGTCCGGCTACGCCGACAGCAAGGAGCTGATCGAGCGCTGGCACGGCAAGGGTCGTCTGCACTACGCCGTGACCCCCCGCTTCGCCCCCACCAGCACTCCGGAACAGCTGGAGCTGGCCGGCAAGCTGTACGGCGAGTACCCGGGCCTCTACATGCACACCCACCTGTCCGAGAACCGCAAGGAGATCGAATGGGTGAAAGAGCTGTTCCCGGCACGCAAGGGCTACCTCGACGTCTACGACCACTACAAGCTGATCGGCGAACGCTCGGTCTTCGCCCACGGCGTCCACCTCTGCGACGACGAATGCAAGCGACTGGCGGAGACCGGTTCGGCGGTGGCCTTCTGCCCCACCTCCAACCTGTTCCTCGGCAGCGGCCTGTTCGACCTGGAGAAGCTCGAAGCGCACGGCGTGCGCGTGGGCCTGGGCACCGATGTCGGCGCCGGCACCAGCTTCTCCCAGCTGCAATCGCTCAACGAGGCCTACAAGGTCATGCAGTTGCAGGGCAAGAAGCTCGACCCCTTCAAGTCCCTTTACCTCGCCACCCTCGGCGGCGCCCGGGCGCTCTACCTGGATGACCGCATC
This genomic window from Pseudomonas furukawaii contains:
- the guaD gene encoding guanine deaminase, which encodes MTRHVTAYRSAILHSIADPAEVGIEQSYQYLEDGLLVVEDGRVKALGDANALLPSLAADVEVLEYRDALITPGFIDTHIHFPQTGMIASYGEQLLDWLNTYTFPTEKQFADKAHAADVAGIFIKELLRNGTTTALVFGTVHKESVDAFFEAAHALDLRMIAGKVLMDRNAPDYLTDTAESGYADSKELIERWHGKGRLHYAVTPRFAPTSTPEQLELAGKLYGEYPGLYMHTHLSENRKEIEWVKELFPARKGYLDVYDHYKLIGERSVFAHGVHLCDDECKRLAETGSAVAFCPTSNLFLGSGLFDLEKLEAHGVRVGLGTDVGAGTSFSQLQSLNEAYKVMQLQGKKLDPFKSLYLATLGGARALYLDDRIGNFQTGKDADFVVLDYKATPLLDYRMQQARSLPEKLFALTILGDDRTVKETFAAGRSVHQRD
- the xdhB gene encoding xanthine dehydrogenase molybdopterin binding subunit gives rise to the protein MSNKHHIKTQEELAELFRADITTGVGKNVKHESAPKHVTGEAVYVDDRLEFPNQLHVYARMSDRAHARITRIDTRPCYEIPGVAIAITAEDVPGQLDIGPVVAGDPLLADGKVEYVGQVVLAVGADSLETARKAAMAAIVEYEDLEPVLDVVEAYKKKHYVLDPHQHKRGDSATALAASKHRLQGNLHIGGQEHFYLETQISSVMPTEDGGMIVYTSSQNPTEVQKLVAEVLGVPMNKIVIDMRRMGGGFGGKETQAAGPACLCAVIAHLTGRPTKMRLPRMEDMSITGKRHPFYVEYDIGFDDDGLLTGIELQLAGNCGYSPDLSGSIVDRAMFHSDNAYFLEHATINGLRCKTNTASNTAYRGFGGPQGMVAIEEIMDVIAHHLGKDPLAVRKLNYYGKDERNVTHYYQTVEHNMLEEMTAELEASAEYAQRREAIRAFNAQSPVLKKGLAMTPVKFGISFTATFLNQAGALIHVYTDGSIHLNHGGTEMGQGLNTKVAQVVAEVFQVDISRIQITATNTDKVPNTSPTAASSGTDLNGKAAQNAAETIKGRLVDFLVSHFKVTPEDVQFKNDQVRVRDRFLSFEEVIQLAYFNQISLSSTGFYRTPKIFYDRDKAAGRPFYYFAYGMACCEVLVDTLTGEYRMLRTDILHDVGASLNPAIDIGQVEGAFVQGMGWLTTEELVWNAKGKLMTNGPASYKIPAIADMPIDLRVKLVENRKNPEQTVFHSKAVGEPPFMLGIAAWCAIKDAVASLADYKAHPQIDAPATPERVLWGVEQMRKLQRPARSSAQAEVEPA
- the xdhA gene encoding xanthine dehydrogenase small subunit, producing the protein MIQFLLNRELRTEQALDPNVTVLNYLREHVGKTGTKEGCASGDCGACTVVVGELEGDRVRYRTLNSCLTFVSSLHGKQLITVEDLKHKGQLHSVQQAMVDCHGSQCGFCTPGFVMSLFALQKNSNGYDKGQTLEALAGNLCRCTGYRPIIDAAEQACCQKQPDQFDAAEAETVARLKAIAPRDTAELNSGDKRCLVPTTIADLADFYVSNPQARLLAGGTDLALEVTQFHRELPVMIYVGHIESMKRIEENGDFIEIGAATPLSDCYETLSREYPDFGELLHRFASLQIRNQGTLGGNIGNASPIGDAPPLLIALGAEIVLRKGNQTRILPLDEYFLDYKVTARQESEFIEKVRVPRARKNQTFRAYKVSKRLDDDISAVCAAFNLVIEDGVVRRARVAFGGMAGIPKRASACEEALVGSAWYPGTVERACEALAKDFTPLTDFRASKEYRLLTAQNLLRKFFLELQSPEVETRVTAYV
- the xdhC gene encoding xanthine dehydrogenase accessory protein XdhC; this encodes MSWISALADLQQRGEPCVLVTIIEERGSTPRNAGSKMVVTAERLFETIGGGHLEFKAMEIARQMLVERTLETRLERFSLGASLGQCCGGATVLLFEPMGQPQAHIAVFGAGHVGRALVPLLASLPCKVRWIDSRESEFPATVPAGVDKVVNEDVIDEIAAMPKGSYFIVMTHDHQLDLELTAEILKRNDFAYFGLIGSKTKRVKFEHRLRTRGFAAETVQRMRCPMGIGEVKGKLPAEIAISIAGEVVATYNANFGQEVKKGDTVARLTPSSRREQA